The Bos javanicus breed banteng chromosome 21, ARS-OSU_banteng_1.0, whole genome shotgun sequence genome includes a region encoding these proteins:
- the CLK3 gene encoding dual specificity protein kinase CLK3, producing MHHCKRYRSPEPDPYLSYRWKRRRSYSREHEGRLRYPSRREPPPRRSRSRSHDRLPYQRRYREHRDSDTYRCEDRSPSFGEDYYGSSRCHHRRRSREREPYRTRKHAHHCHKRRTRSCSSASSRSQQSSKRSSRSVEDDKEGHLVCRIGDWLQERYEIVGNLGEGTFGKVVECLDHARGKSQVALKIIRNVGKYREAARLEINVLKKIKEKDKENKFLCVLMSDWFNFHGHMCIAFELLGKNTFEFLKENNFQPYPLPHVRHMAYQLCHALRFLHENQLTHTDLKPENILFVNSEFETLYNEHKSCEEKSVKNTSIRVADFGSATFDHEHHTTIVATRHYRPPEVILELGWAQPCDVWSIGCILFEYYRGFTLFQTHENREHLVMMEKILGPIPSHMIHRTRKQKYFYKGGLVWDENSSDGRYVKENCKPLKSYMLQDTLEHVQLFDLMRRMLEFDPAQRITLAEALLHPFFAGLTPEERSFHTSRNPSR from the exons ATGCATCACTGTAAGCGATACCGCTCCCCTGAGCCAGACCCGTACCTGAGCTACCGATGGAAGAGGAGGAGGTCTTACAGTCGGGAGCACGAAGGGAGATTGCGATACCCGTCTCGAAGGGAGCCGCCGCCACGGAGATCTCGGTCTAGAAG CCATGACCGCTTGCCCTACCAGAGGAGATACCGGGAGCACCGTGACAGCGACACATACCGGTGTGAAGACCGGAGCCCATCCTTTGGGGAGGACTACTACGGATCTTCACGTTGCCATCATCGTCGGCGATCACGGGAGAGGGAGCCATACCGGACCCGCAAGCACGCCCACCACTGCCACAAACGCCGCACCAGGTCTTGTAGCAGCGCCTCCTCG AGAAGCCAACAGAGCAGTAAGCGCAGCAGCCGGAGTGTGGAAGATGACAAGGAGGGCCACCTGGTGTGCCGGATCGGCGATTGGCTCCAAGAGCGAT ATGAGATCGTGGGGAACCTGGGTGAAGGCACCTTTGGCAAGGTGGTGGAGTGCTTGGACCATGCCAG AGGGAAGTCTCAGGTTGCCCTGAAGATCATCCGCAATGTAGGCAAGTACCGGGAGGCCGCCCGGCTAGAAATCAACGTTCTCAAGAAGATCAAGGAGAAGGACAAAGAGAACAAGTT CCTGTGCGTCTTGATGTCTGACTGGTTCAACTTCCACGGTCACATGTGCATCGCCTTTGAGCTCCTGGGCAAGAACACCTTTGAGTTCCTAAAGGAGAATAACTTCCAGCCTTACCCTCTACCACATGTCCGGCACATGGCCTACCAGCTCTGCCACGCCCTTAGAT TTCTACATGAGAACCAACTGACCCACACAGACTTGAAGCCAGAGAACATCCTGTTTGTGAATTCTGAGTTTGAAACCCTCTACAATGAGCACAAG AGCTGTGAGGAGAAGTCAGTGAAGAACACCAGCATCCGAGTGGCTGACTTCGGCAGTGCTACCTTTGACCATGAGCATCACACGACCATCGTGGCCACCCGTCACTATCGTCCACCTGAGGTGATCCTTG AGCTGGGCTGGGCACAGCCGTGCGATGTCTGGAGCATTGGCTGCATTCTCTTTGAGTACTACCGGGGCTTCACACTCTTCCAG ACCCACGAGAACCGAGAGCATTTGGTGATGATGGAGAAGATCCTAGGGCCCATCCCATCACACATGATCCACCGCACAAG GAAGCAGAAATATTTCTACAAAGGGGGCCTGGTTTGGGATGAGAACAGTTCTGACGGCCGGTATGTGAAGGAGAACTGCAAACCTCTGAAG AGTTATATGCTCCAAGACACTCTGGAGCACGTGCAGCTGTTTGACCTGATGAGGAGGATGTTAGAATTTGACCCTGCCCAGCGCATCACACTGGCGGAGGCCCTGCTGCACCCCTTCTTTGCTGGTCTGACCCCTGAGGAGCGGTCCTTCCACACCAGCCGCAAcccaagcagatga